In a genomic window of Mycolicibacter heraklionensis:
- a CDS encoding YbaB/EbfC family nucleoid-associated protein — protein MQPGGPPDMSALLAQAQQMQQRLLQAQQELAVTEVHGEAGGGLVKVTSNGSGEVLAVHIDPKVVDPQDIETLQDLLVGALADASKKAHTLAQQRLSPLAGGMGGALGMPGA, from the coding sequence ATGCAACCAGGAGGCCCGCCCGACATGTCGGCGCTGCTGGCCCAGGCGCAGCAGATGCAGCAGCGACTGCTGCAGGCACAGCAGGAGCTGGCCGTCACCGAGGTGCACGGGGAGGCCGGCGGAGGCCTGGTCAAGGTCACCTCCAACGGCAGCGGCGAGGTGCTCGCGGTGCACATCGACCCGAAGGTCGTCGACCCGCAGGACATCGAGACACTGCAGGACCTGCTCGTGGGAGCGCTCGCGGACGCCTCGAAGAAGGCGCACACGCTGGCCCAGCAGCGGCTCTCGCCGCTGGCCGGCGGCATGGGCGGCGCGCTCGGCATGCCGGGAGCCTAG
- a CDS encoding alkane 1-monooxygenase → MSTEMASEPKVWQDKKRHLWLLGLIVPTMLFLVLPLVWALNKAGLHTTAQIPLYIGPILLYLILPALDLWIGADGQNPPDEVMTALENDKYYRYATYAYIPFQYASAIFGAYLFTASDLGWLGFDGSLGWLGKIGVAMTTATVAGVGINTAHELGHKRESLERWLAKITLAQVCYGHFYVEHNRGHHVRVATPEDPASARFGETFWEFLPRSTFGGIRSAWELEAQRVRRTGKSPWNPRTWADNDVINALAMSVLFWGVMLAVFGVALVPYVLINAIYGSSLLESVNYLEHYGLVRQKQGGEGSQGRYERCTPQHSWNSDHMVTNLFLYHLQRHSDHHANPTRRYQTLRSFEDSPNLPAGYGALIGVTYFPPVWRKLMDHRVLEHYAGDITRANISPRRREKILARYQVAA, encoded by the coding sequence ATGAGCACCGAAATGGCCAGCGAACCGAAGGTCTGGCAGGACAAGAAACGTCACCTGTGGCTGTTGGGCCTGATCGTGCCCACCATGCTCTTCCTGGTGCTGCCGCTGGTCTGGGCGCTGAACAAGGCCGGCCTGCACACGACGGCGCAAATCCCGCTGTACATCGGGCCGATCCTGCTCTACCTCATCCTGCCGGCGCTGGACCTGTGGATCGGCGCCGACGGGCAGAACCCGCCGGACGAGGTGATGACGGCGCTGGAGAACGACAAGTACTACCGCTACGCCACCTACGCCTACATCCCCTTCCAGTACGCCAGCGCCATCTTCGGCGCCTACCTGTTCACCGCCTCGGACCTGGGCTGGCTCGGCTTCGACGGGTCACTGGGCTGGCTGGGCAAGATCGGGGTGGCGATGACGACGGCCACCGTGGCCGGGGTCGGTATCAACACCGCCCACGAGCTGGGGCACAAGCGGGAGTCGCTGGAGCGGTGGCTGGCCAAGATCACCCTGGCCCAGGTCTGCTACGGCCACTTCTATGTCGAGCACAACCGCGGCCACCACGTCCGGGTGGCCACCCCGGAAGACCCCGCGTCGGCCCGCTTCGGTGAGACGTTCTGGGAGTTTCTGCCCCGCAGCACTTTCGGCGGCATCCGCTCGGCATGGGAATTGGAGGCCCAGCGGGTCCGCCGGACCGGCAAGAGCCCGTGGAACCCGCGGACCTGGGCGGACAACGACGTGATCAACGCGCTGGCGATGTCGGTGCTGTTCTGGGGCGTGATGCTCGCGGTGTTCGGTGTCGCACTGGTGCCCTACGTGCTGATCAACGCCATCTACGGGTCGTCGCTGCTGGAGTCGGTGAACTACCTGGAGCACTACGGGCTGGTGCGCCAGAAGCAGGGCGGTGAGGGTTCGCAAGGCCGCTACGAGCGCTGCACGCCGCAGCACAGCTGGAACTCCGACCACATGGTCACCAACCTGTTCCTCTACCACCTGCAGCGGCACAGCGACCACCACGCCAACCCCACCCGGCGCTACCAGACGCTGCGCAGCTTCGAGGATTCGCCGAACCTGCCGGCCGGATATGGAGCGCTCATTGGGGTGACCTACTTCCCGCCGGTGTGGCGCAAGCTGATGGACCACCGGGTGCTCGAGCACTACGCCGGTGACATCACCCGGGCCAACATCTCGCCGCGCCGCCGGGAGAAGATCCTGGCCCGCTACCAGGTAGCGGCCTGA
- a CDS encoding rubredoxin, with the protein MAGYGCPGCGYVYDEAAGEPREGFPAGTGWQQIPDDWTCPDCAVREKLDFEPIGESS; encoded by the coding sequence ATGGCCGGGTACGGGTGCCCGGGCTGCGGGTACGTCTACGACGAGGCCGCCGGGGAGCCCCGAGAGGGGTTCCCCGCCGGCACCGGATGGCAGCAGATCCCGGACGACTGGACCTGCCCGGACTGCGCAGTACGCGAAAAGCTGGATTTCGAACCGATAGGAGAGAGCTCATGA
- a CDS encoding type 1 glutamine amidotransferase — translation MNRADPVRIGLVLPDVMGTYGDGGNAVVLRQRLLLRGIPAEIVEITLAEPVPESLDLYTLGGAEDYAQRLATRHLITHPGLQRAAARGAPVLAICAAIQVLGHWYETSAGERVDGVGMLDVTTSPQDVRTIGEVVGTPLLAGLTQPLTGFENHRGGTVLGPSATPLSKVTKGAGNRAGDGYDGAVQGSVVATYLHGPCLARNPELADLLLSKVVGDLAPLELPEVDVLRAERLAAPRRV, via the coding sequence ATGAACAGGGCTGATCCGGTGCGGATCGGGCTGGTGCTGCCGGACGTGATGGGCACGTACGGGGACGGCGGCAATGCGGTGGTGCTGCGGCAGCGGCTGCTGCTGCGCGGGATTCCCGCCGAGATCGTCGAGATCACCCTGGCCGAACCGGTGCCCGAGTCCTTGGACCTCTACACCCTGGGCGGCGCCGAGGATTACGCACAGCGACTGGCCACCCGGCATCTGATCACCCACCCGGGCTTGCAGCGCGCGGCGGCGCGGGGCGCGCCCGTGCTGGCGATCTGCGCGGCCATCCAGGTGCTCGGGCACTGGTATGAGACCTCGGCCGGCGAGCGGGTCGACGGAGTCGGGATGCTGGACGTGACCACCTCCCCGCAGGACGTGCGCACCATCGGCGAGGTGGTAGGCACGCCGCTGCTGGCCGGGCTGACGCAGCCGTTGACCGGCTTCGAGAACCATCGCGGCGGCACCGTGCTGGGACCATCGGCCACACCGCTGTCGAAGGTGACCAAGGGCGCCGGCAACAGGGCCGGCGACGGCTACGACGGCGCGGTGCAGGGCAGCGTCGTCGCCACCTACCTGCACGGGCCGTGCCTGGCCCGCAACCCGGAACTGGCGGATCTGCTGTTGTCGAAGGTGGTCGGCGACCTGGCGCCCCTGGAGCTGCCGGAAGTGGACGTGCTGCGCGCCGAACGGCTGGCTGCACCCCGGCGGGTCTGA
- a CDS encoding FAD-dependent oxidoreductase: MTETTTCAIVGGGPAGMVLGLLLARAGVRVTLLEKHADFLRDFRGDTVHPTTLRLLDELGLWERFATLSHSEIHQVSLDVAGRDVTVVDFGRLRRQPHPYVAMVPQWDLLNLLAESAQTEPTFTLRMQTEVTGLLHEDGRVAGVRYRDTDGTGELRADLTVACDGRWSVARHEAGLHSREFPVNFDVWWFRLPNDRAAQPTLLPRLGPGRAAIMIPRDSYFQVAYLGRKGTDADRRARGIEAFRRDVVELIPEAADSVQALRSMDDVKHLDVRVNRLRHWSIDGLLCIGDAAHAMSPVGGVGINLAVQDAVAAATLLAEPLRQGRVTPRDLAAVQRRRQLPTVVTQSVQRLAHRALNPILNGKNLSPPASVGTLVAMFPWLSAIPAYLVGVGVRPERAPAFARRQ; encoded by the coding sequence ATGACCGAAACGACCACCTGCGCGATCGTCGGTGGTGGACCCGCAGGCATGGTGCTTGGGTTGTTGCTGGCGCGGGCCGGCGTGCGGGTGACCCTGCTGGAGAAGCACGCCGACTTCCTGCGCGACTTCCGTGGCGACACCGTGCATCCCACCACGCTGCGACTCCTCGACGAGCTCGGGCTCTGGGAGCGCTTTGCGACGTTGTCGCACAGCGAGATCCACCAGGTCAGCCTGGATGTGGCCGGGCGCGACGTCACCGTGGTCGACTTCGGCCGGTTGCGGCGCCAGCCGCACCCCTACGTTGCGATGGTGCCGCAGTGGGACCTGCTCAACCTGCTTGCCGAATCCGCGCAGACCGAGCCGACGTTCACCTTGCGGATGCAGACCGAAGTCACCGGGCTGCTGCACGAGGACGGTCGGGTGGCCGGAGTGCGTTACCGCGACACCGACGGTACCGGCGAACTGCGTGCCGATCTCACGGTGGCCTGCGACGGGCGCTGGTCGGTCGCGCGGCACGAGGCCGGCTTGCACTCACGCGAGTTTCCGGTGAACTTCGATGTCTGGTGGTTCCGCCTGCCGAACGACCGCGCCGCCCAGCCCACCCTGTTGCCCCGACTGGGGCCGGGGCGGGCCGCGATCATGATTCCGCGCGACAGTTATTTTCAGGTCGCCTATCTGGGGCGCAAGGGCACCGACGCGGACAGGCGAGCGCGCGGTATCGAGGCGTTCCGCCGTGACGTGGTCGAGCTCATTCCGGAAGCCGCGGATTCGGTGCAGGCGCTGCGGAGCATGGACGACGTCAAACACCTCGATGTCCGGGTGAACCGGTTGCGGCACTGGAGTATTGACGGGCTGTTGTGCATCGGAGACGCCGCGCACGCCATGTCGCCGGTGGGTGGTGTCGGCATCAATCTGGCGGTGCAGGATGCAGTGGCCGCGGCGACCCTCCTGGCCGAGCCGCTGCGGCAAGGCCGGGTGACCCCTCGTGACCTGGCCGCCGTGCAACGGCGTCGACAGCTGCCCACCGTCGTCACCCAGTCCGTCCAGCGCCTGGCGCACCGAGCGCTGAACCCGATCTTGAACGGCAAGAACCTCAGCCCGCCGGCGAGTGTGGGCACCCTGGTCGCGATGTTTCCCTGGCTGTCGGCGATTCCGGCCTATCTGGTCGGTGTGGGGGTGCGGCCGGAGCGGGCGCCGGCCTTCGCGCGCCGCCAGTAA
- a CDS encoding NAD(P)/FAD-dependent oxidoreductase, whose product MNGVVIVGAGLAAVRTAEQLRRNGYTDPITVVGAEEHPPYDRPPLSKQMLRGEVDSVALKPAGFYEDNGIELRLGCPARAVDVAAHTVTLADGEVLGYDQLVIATGLVPNRIPAFGDLDGICVLRSLDDCVALQRRAANARRAVVIGAGFIGCEVAASLRGLGVQVVLVEPQPTPLASVLGEQAGALIARLHRDEGVDVRTGVAVDSVSGGECVEAVTLADGSVIEADLVVVGIGSRPATDWLAGSDVDVADGVVCDAVGRTSAPDVWAIGDVASWRDATGAQVRVEHWSNVADQAKTLVAAMLNSEAVVSPAVPYFWSDQYDVKIQCLGRPRAGDTVHLVDDDGRRFLAYYERDGALVAVVGAGIPEKVRTARAGIAAGVPISDVLQPA is encoded by the coding sequence GTGAACGGGGTGGTCATCGTCGGGGCGGGCCTGGCGGCGGTACGCACCGCCGAACAGCTTCGCCGCAACGGCTACACGGACCCGATCACCGTCGTCGGCGCCGAAGAGCACCCGCCCTATGACCGTCCGCCGCTGTCCAAGCAGATGCTGCGCGGCGAGGTCGACAGCGTTGCTTTGAAGCCGGCGGGGTTCTACGAGGACAACGGCATCGAGTTGCGGCTCGGCTGCCCGGCCCGCGCCGTCGACGTGGCGGCCCACACCGTGACACTGGCCGACGGGGAGGTCCTGGGCTACGACCAGCTGGTGATCGCCACCGGCTTGGTGCCCAACCGCATCCCGGCGTTCGGCGACCTGGATGGCATCTGCGTGCTGCGCTCGCTCGACGACTGCGTGGCGCTGCAGCGCCGGGCCGCGAACGCGCGCCGGGCCGTGGTGATCGGCGCGGGTTTCATCGGGTGCGAGGTCGCGGCCAGCCTGCGCGGCCTGGGAGTGCAGGTGGTGCTGGTGGAGCCGCAACCCACCCCGCTGGCGTCCGTGCTGGGCGAGCAGGCCGGGGCGTTGATCGCCCGGCTGCACCGGGATGAGGGTGTCGATGTGCGTACCGGTGTGGCGGTGGATTCCGTCTCCGGCGGTGAATGCGTCGAGGCGGTGACGCTGGCCGACGGGTCGGTCATCGAGGCCGACCTGGTGGTGGTAGGCATCGGGTCGCGCCCGGCCACCGACTGGCTGGCCGGCAGCGACGTCGACGTGGCTGATGGCGTGGTCTGCGACGCGGTCGGACGCACCAGCGCCCCGGACGTCTGGGCGATCGGCGACGTGGCGTCCTGGCGGGACGCGACCGGGGCGCAGGTCCGCGTCGAGCACTGGAGCAACGTCGCCGACCAGGCGAAGACCCTGGTGGCGGCGATGCTGAACTCCGAAGCGGTGGTCAGTCCGGCCGTGCCCTACTTCTGGAGCGACCAGTACGACGTCAAGATCCAGTGCCTGGGCCGGCCGAGAGCCGGCGACACCGTGCACCTGGTCGACGATGACGGCCGCCGATTCCTGGCCTACTACGAGCGCGACGGGGCATTGGTCGCGGTGGTGGGCGCAGGCATCCCGGAGAAGGTCCGGACGGCCCGCGCCGGCATCGCCGCGGGTGTGCCGATCTCCGACGTCCTGCAGCCGGCCTAA
- a CDS encoding rubredoxin: protein MNDYKLFRCLQCGFEYDEALGWPEDGIDPGTRWADIPEDWSCPDCGAAKADFEMVEVARS from the coding sequence ATGAACGACTACAAACTGTTCCGGTGCCTGCAGTGCGGCTTCGAGTACGACGAGGCGCTGGGCTGGCCGGAGGACGGCATCGACCCCGGCACCCGCTGGGCCGACATCCCCGAGGACTGGAGCTGCCCGGACTGCGGTGCGGCGAAGGCCGACTTCGAGATGGTGGAAGTGGCCCGGTCGTGA
- a CDS encoding FAD-binding oxidoreductase: MSVRPADTPTSHARGVQRLLDSYRNIPADESVRLAKPTSNLFRARAKRQAPGLDTSGLVSVLAVDPENRTADVDGMCTYEDLVAATLPYGLAPLVVPQLKTITVGGAVSGLGIESASFRNGLPHESVLEMDVLTGAGELLTVSRHQHADLFHAFPNSYGTLGYSTRLRIELEAVKPFVALRHIRFDSLDELVSTMDRIIDTGGLEGVPVDYLDGVVFSPRESYLCVGIATDSPGAVSDYTGQQIYYRSIRHAHGIKDDRLTIHDYLWRWDTDWFWCSRAFGAQRPLVRRWWPRRYRRSSVYSKLIAYDQRFAIADRIEKRHHRPPRERVVQDIEVPLERCREFLDWFFAHVPIEPVWLCPLRLRSDEEWPLYPIRPNRTYVNVGFWSSVPAGATEGATNRLIEAKVSELDGHKSLYSDSYYTAAEFDELYGGETYRAIKKTYDPDSRLLDLYAKAVRRR, from the coding sequence ATGTCCGTTCGGCCGGCCGATACACCGACATCCCACGCGCGGGGGGTGCAGCGACTGCTGGACAGCTACCGGAACATCCCCGCCGACGAATCGGTCCGGCTGGCCAAGCCCACCTCCAACCTGTTTCGGGCGCGCGCGAAGCGCCAGGCACCCGGTCTGGACACCTCGGGCCTGGTCAGCGTCCTCGCCGTCGACCCGGAGAACCGCACCGCCGACGTCGACGGCATGTGCACCTACGAGGACCTGGTCGCCGCCACCCTCCCCTACGGTTTGGCACCGTTGGTGGTCCCGCAGCTCAAGACGATCACGGTGGGCGGCGCGGTCAGCGGCTTGGGAATCGAGTCGGCGTCGTTCCGCAATGGGCTTCCCCATGAGTCGGTGCTGGAGATGGACGTGCTTACCGGCGCGGGCGAACTGCTGACCGTGTCGCGACACCAACATGCGGACCTGTTCCATGCTTTTCCGAATTCTTATGGCACGCTGGGATATTCGACACGACTCCGGATCGAGCTGGAAGCCGTCAAACCGTTCGTCGCGTTGCGGCACATCCGCTTCGACTCCCTGGACGAGCTGGTTTCGACGATGGACCGCATCATCGACACCGGCGGGCTCGAAGGCGTTCCGGTGGACTACCTCGACGGGGTGGTGTTCAGCCCCCGGGAGAGCTACCTGTGCGTCGGCATCGCGACCGACTCCCCCGGCGCCGTCAGCGACTACACCGGCCAGCAGATCTACTACCGCTCGATCCGGCACGCGCACGGGATCAAAGACGACCGGCTGACCATCCACGACTACCTGTGGCGCTGGGACACCGACTGGTTCTGGTGCTCGCGCGCGTTCGGGGCGCAGCGTCCCCTGGTGCGACGCTGGTGGCCGCGACGCTACCGGCGCAGCAGCGTCTACTCGAAGCTGATCGCCTACGACCAGCGGTTCGCCATCGCCGACCGGATCGAGAAGCGACACCACCGCCCGCCACGTGAGCGGGTGGTGCAGGACATCGAGGTCCCCCTGGAGCGCTGCCGGGAATTTCTGGACTGGTTCTTCGCCCACGTGCCGATCGAGCCGGTGTGGTTGTGCCCGCTGCGGCTGCGCAGCGATGAGGAGTGGCCGCTGTACCCGATCCGGCCCAACCGCACCTACGTCAACGTGGGGTTCTGGTCGTCGGTCCCGGCCGGCGCCACCGAGGGCGCCACCAATCGCCTGATCGAGGCCAAGGTGAGCGAGCTCGACGGCCACAAGTCGCTGTACTCCGACTCCTACTACACCGCCGCGGAGTTTGACGAGCTCTACGGCGGTGAAACCTACCGAGCGATCAAGAAGACCTACGACCCCGACTCGCGACTACTGGATCTCTACGCCAAGGCGGTGCGACGACGATGA
- a CDS encoding class I SAM-dependent methyltransferase translates to MTIDSEQVRTPTGRLSLAQVLETLATDGHLPLRFTAYDGSSTGPDDAPLGLDLLTPRGTTYLATAPGDLGMARAYIAGDLGVHGVHPGDPYLLLKALADELHFKRPSPRVLANIVRSIGIEHLVPIAPPPQEALPRWRRIAEGLRHSKSRDAEAIHHHYDVSNDFYEWVLGPSMTYTCAVYPDPDATLEQAQENKYRLIFDKLRLCPGDLLLDVGCGWGGMVRYAARHGVRAIGATLSAEQARWAQRAIASEGLAGLAEVRHCDYRDVGESGFDAVSSIGMTEHIGVANYPAYFGFLKSRLRPGGLLLNHCITRADNKSGATAGDFIDRYVFPDGELAGSGRIISEIQDAGLEVLHTENLRNHYELTLRDWCANLVAHWDDAVAEVGLATAKVWGLYMAGSRLGFEHNGIQLHHALAVNGSDGAGLPLRPWWRP, encoded by the coding sequence ATGACGATCGACAGCGAGCAGGTCCGCACTCCGACCGGCCGATTGAGCCTGGCCCAGGTGCTGGAGACCCTGGCCACCGACGGGCACCTGCCGCTGCGCTTCACCGCCTATGACGGCAGCAGCACCGGCCCCGACGACGCGCCCCTGGGCCTGGACCTGTTGACCCCGCGCGGCACCACCTATCTGGCCACCGCTCCGGGCGACCTGGGTATGGCCCGCGCCTACATCGCCGGGGACCTGGGGGTGCATGGCGTACACCCCGGGGATCCCTACCTGCTGCTCAAGGCGCTGGCCGACGAGCTGCACTTCAAACGGCCCTCGCCGCGAGTGCTGGCCAACATCGTGCGCTCGATCGGAATCGAGCACCTGGTGCCGATCGCCCCGCCGCCCCAAGAGGCACTCCCCCGGTGGCGACGCATCGCGGAAGGGTTACGGCACAGCAAGTCTCGGGATGCCGAGGCGATTCATCACCACTACGACGTGTCCAACGACTTCTACGAATGGGTCTTGGGCCCGTCGATGACCTACACCTGCGCGGTCTACCCGGACCCGGATGCGACGCTGGAGCAGGCCCAGGAGAACAAGTACCGGCTGATCTTCGACAAGCTGCGGTTGTGCCCCGGCGACCTGCTGCTCGACGTCGGCTGCGGCTGGGGCGGCATGGTGCGCTACGCGGCGCGGCACGGGGTGCGCGCCATCGGTGCGACGCTGTCGGCCGAGCAGGCCCGGTGGGCGCAGCGCGCGATCGCCTCCGAGGGGTTGGCCGGCCTGGCCGAAGTAAGGCACTGCGATTACCGCGACGTCGGCGAATCCGGCTTCGACGCGGTCTCCTCGATCGGGATGACGGAGCACATCGGCGTGGCCAACTACCCCGCCTATTTCGGTTTCCTCAAGTCCAGGCTGCGTCCCGGCGGCCTGCTGCTCAACCACTGCATCACCCGGGCGGACAACAAATCCGGTGCGACCGCAGGCGATTTCATCGATCGCTATGTGTTTCCCGACGGGGAGCTGGCTGGCTCAGGCCGCATCATCAGCGAGATCCAGGACGCCGGCCTGGAGGTGCTGCACACCGAGAACCTGCGCAACCACTACGAGCTGACCCTGCGCGATTGGTGCGCCAACCTGGTGGCGCACTGGGACGACGCCGTCGCCGAGGTCGGGCTGGCCACCGCCAAGGTGTGGGGCTTGTACATGGCGGGCTCCCGGTTGGGCTTCGAGCACAACGGGATTCAGCTTCATCATGCGCTGGCGGTCAACGGCTCCGACGGGGCCGGCCTGCCGCTGCGGCCGTGGTGGCGGCCCTAG
- the recR gene encoding recombination mediator RecR, protein MFEGPVQDLIDELGKLPGIGPKSAQRIAFHLLSVEPPEIDRLTAVLTKVRDGVQFCEVCGNVADAQRCRICGDPRRDFAQICVVEEPKDVAAIERTREFRGRYHVLGGALDPLSGIGPEQLRVRELLNRVGERIDGVDVSEVIIATDPNTEGEATATYLVRVLRDIPGLSVTRLASGLPMGGDLEFADELTLGRAFTGRRAMA, encoded by the coding sequence GTGTTTGAGGGTCCGGTTCAGGACCTGATCGACGAGCTGGGCAAGCTGCCGGGCATCGGCCCCAAGAGCGCCCAGCGGATCGCGTTTCACCTGCTGTCGGTGGAGCCGCCGGAGATCGACCGGCTCACCGCGGTGCTCACCAAGGTCCGCGACGGAGTGCAGTTCTGTGAGGTGTGCGGCAACGTCGCCGACGCGCAGCGTTGCCGGATCTGCGGGGATCCGCGGCGTGACTTCGCCCAGATCTGCGTCGTCGAGGAGCCCAAGGACGTCGCCGCCATCGAGCGCACCCGGGAGTTCCGCGGCCGCTACCACGTGCTCGGCGGCGCGCTGGATCCCTTGTCGGGAATCGGTCCCGAGCAGCTGCGGGTGCGTGAGCTGCTGAACCGGGTCGGGGAGCGGATTGACGGCGTCGACGTCAGTGAGGTGATCATCGCCACCGACCCCAACACCGAGGGTGAGGCCACCGCTACGTACCTGGTGCGGGTGCTGCGCGACATCCCCGGTCTCTCGGTGACCCGCCTGGCGTCCGGCCTGCCGATGGGCGGTGACCTGGAATTCGCTGACGAGCTGACCTTGGGCCGGGCTTTCACCGGCCGCCGCGCCATGGCCTGA
- a CDS encoding PucR family transcriptional regulator — translation MTDQSAVAEAAIEISQRLYDRLAETIGVIEDLVAKESPDLTTDSSLLHLLHETVSANVDAYFSAIRHNIPVADIAAPPVALEHARRLAQRGVPVNALVRGYRLGHSEALRLVLEEVRAAELEPDLSLSVLGAMSTLMFGYIDEMSQQVVAVYQAERERWLESRNAVRALRVREILAGESSDVDAMTTAIRYPLRRTHVAVVVWYPKAGGDKLAAAEGFIKQLADTLAVHGPPLFVPADSACGWAWLPLPSTGGGDVVEQIRACALAADGEPWVAIGAPLPGVEGFRRSHQQALAAHTLAVASGATMNRVSAAGDPGLGAAALLGGDNLAAARAWVAEVLGPLACDTESDGRLRDTLRVFLRTGSSFKAAGEQLHFHVNTMKYRVQRAIERRGRPIAEDRLDVEIALLLCQWYGAAVLSSEDE, via the coding sequence ATGACCGATCAGAGCGCGGTCGCCGAGGCCGCGATTGAAATCTCCCAGCGCCTCTACGATCGCCTGGCCGAGACCATCGGAGTCATCGAAGACCTGGTCGCCAAGGAGTCGCCGGACCTGACCACCGATTCGTCACTGCTGCATCTGCTGCACGAGACGGTGTCGGCGAACGTCGACGCGTACTTTTCGGCGATCCGGCACAACATCCCGGTGGCCGACATCGCGGCCCCACCGGTTGCGCTGGAGCACGCCCGCCGGCTGGCCCAGCGCGGGGTGCCGGTGAACGCGTTGGTGCGCGGCTACCGGCTGGGCCACTCGGAGGCGCTGCGGCTGGTACTCGAGGAGGTCCGGGCCGCCGAGCTGGAGCCGGACCTGAGCCTGAGTGTGCTGGGCGCGATGTCGACGCTGATGTTCGGCTATATCGACGAGATGTCGCAGCAGGTGGTCGCCGTCTACCAGGCCGAGCGGGAGCGCTGGCTGGAGAGTCGAAATGCGGTGCGCGCGTTGCGGGTCCGCGAGATCCTCGCCGGCGAGAGCAGCGACGTCGACGCGATGACGACGGCGATCCGCTACCCGCTGCGGCGCACCCACGTCGCAGTGGTCGTGTGGTATCCGAAAGCCGGCGGCGACAAGCTGGCCGCCGCGGAGGGTTTCATCAAACAGCTCGCCGACACGCTGGCGGTGCACGGTCCGCCGCTGTTCGTCCCGGCCGACAGCGCATGCGGGTGGGCGTGGCTTCCGCTGCCCTCGACCGGCGGAGGCGACGTGGTGGAACAGATCCGCGCGTGCGCGCTCGCCGCGGACGGCGAGCCCTGGGTGGCGATCGGTGCCCCGCTTCCCGGTGTCGAGGGTTTCCGCCGCTCGCACCAGCAGGCCTTGGCGGCGCACACCCTGGCGGTCGCCTCCGGCGCGACCATGAACCGGGTCAGCGCGGCCGGCGATCCCGGTCTTGGCGCCGCGGCACTGCTCGGCGGCGACAACCTGGCCGCCGCACGGGCCTGGGTCGCCGAGGTGCTCGGCCCGCTGGCCTGCGACACCGAGAGCGACGGCCGGCTGCGCGACACCCTGCGGGTGTTCCTGCGCACCGGGTCCAGCTTCAAGGCGGCCGGCGAGCAACTGCATTTCCATGTCAACACCATGAAGTACCGGGTGCAGCGGGCGATCGAGCGGCGCGGTCGGCCGATCGCCGAGGACCGCCTGGACGTTGAGATCGCCCTGCTGCTGTGCCAGTGGTACGGCGCCGCCGTGTTGTCTTCCGAAGACGAATAG
- a CDS encoding Rv3717 family N-acetylmuramoyl-L-alanine amidase — translation MRVPVLVRVGIAITIGLVVAAAVPSAPLAPLAWAGPANIAGMIVFLDPGHSGAGDPAALSRQVPNGRGGTKNCQTSGTATNSGYPEHSFAWDTTLRIRQALNSAGVRTAMSRGDDNGPAPCVDARAAAANALHPNAIVSIHADGGQPAGRGFHVNYSAPPLNPAQEGPAVRFAQIMRSQLQAAGIPPANYIGTDGLKGRADLAGLNLAEYPSVLVELGNMKNTTDAALMESPAGRQRYADAVARGIASFLSSQTQLP, via the coding sequence GTGCGCGTACCAGTTCTTGTCCGTGTCGGTATCGCGATCACCATCGGCCTGGTGGTGGCCGCCGCGGTGCCGAGCGCCCCGCTGGCTCCCTTGGCCTGGGCCGGTCCGGCCAATATCGCCGGCATGATCGTGTTCCTCGACCCCGGCCACAGCGGCGCGGGTGACCCGGCTGCCCTGTCACGTCAGGTGCCCAACGGCCGGGGCGGCACCAAGAACTGCCAGACCAGCGGCACCGCGACCAACTCCGGCTATCCCGAGCACAGCTTCGCCTGGGACACCACGCTGCGGATCCGCCAGGCCCTCAACTCCGCCGGGGTCCGCACCGCGATGTCGCGCGGTGACGACAACGGGCCGGCGCCGTGCGTCGACGCCCGCGCCGCGGCGGCCAATGCGCTGCACCCCAACGCCATCGTGTCCATCCATGCCGACGGCGGCCAGCCCGCCGGCCGCGGATTCCACGTCAACTACTCGGCACCGCCGCTCAACCCGGCCCAGGAGGGCCCCGCGGTACGGTTCGCCCAGATCATGCGCAGCCAATTGCAGGCCGCCGGCATTCCCCCAGCCAATTACATCGGCACCGACGGCTTGAAGGGACGCGCCGACCTCGCCGGGCTGAACCTGGCCGAATATCCGTCGGTCCTGGTCGAGCTGGGCAACATGAAAAACACCACCGATGCAGCCCTGATGGAGAGCCCAGCGGGCCGGCAGCGCTACGCCGACGCGGTCGCACGCGGCATCGCCAGCTTCCTGAGCAGTCAAACGCAACTGCCCTGA